The following are encoded in a window of Magnolia sinica isolate HGM2019 chromosome 11, MsV1, whole genome shotgun sequence genomic DNA:
- the LOC131219380 gene encoding mitochondrial import receptor subunit TOM5 homolog: MADSAISIENLKDFVYSQFQDEEKWATNAKLLRAVGLFAGSIFLMRNFGDLMAI; the protein is encoded by the exons ATGGCGGATTCGGCGATTTCAATCGAGAATTTGAAGGATTTCGTCTACTCTCAGTTCCAAGACGAAGAGAAATGGGCCACAAACGCG AAGCTGCTGCGTGCTGTTGGGCTGTTTGCTGGCTCCATCTTTCTAATGCGGAATTTTGGCGACCTCATGGCCATTTGA